gccATGCATGATTTATCTTTGGCAATTAATGTCTTGATCTAGCACTCCATTGTTACATCAACATTTTAATCAAAGTCGAACTACTTTGAGATCAGTTTGGTCCAACCAtattattttacattattttctttAGCATATACCTTctgtttattatttttctctttttattggaCTCATTTAATAATACAACtccttttgttttgtatatataattCGATATTTGGGGGAAAGAAGACCAAATACCAttagtaatatttttattacaattccCAAACAGCTTTGGGTACTCAATTGGGTTTGAGAGGACTGcaacaaataaagtaccaagAACAAAGAAACCCCATGTAAAACAGAAAAGCAACAACATCCCATCGATTTCTCTCTCTTGTCAATGCTTAATGCCAAGAAGCAACTGAATACAAGAACCCATTATAACCTGTCATTTAATTGACACATAAAGAAggcaaaaaattattattgaaacaGGGATTAACCCTGTAAAGATCAAGCAGAGATTTTCCATGCTTTTAAAGAAAATCCAGTACATCATTACACATAGAAAAGCTTCCAACTTTACGTTATAATTAGTCAATGTTTAATCTTAGAGCAAGTAACAAAACTATACTTAttcaaaaaagataaattaaaaaaattccacagctcaaaccaaaacaaaagagcaacttCCAAACAATTTCATTTATGATCATTTCACAGGGACATTATTTCCATTTCCCTTACCCCCAAAAATTGAAGTCATATgggagaccaaaaaaaaaaaaaaaaatcctggtagagtcaattttagaaaatgaaCCTCAGCAATAAAAGCAATCAAAAAAGCAAAGAATAGCTTCATGCATATCATTGTACTCCACAACTCATCAACCCCATTCGCATACAATCCCTACACCAAATGATACTTTAGGGAACCCAGAACAAACATAACATTCAGCCTTAAGTACCAACAAGCAAATCATATATGGGTAGCTAACAAATATCACCTTGCATAATTTTTCCTAACTAGGCAGAGAAGCTTCATATGAGAGGACCCAAATCCCATACAACTTTCAGACAGAAAAACGAACCAGCAAATCATATATGGGGTAGCTAACAAATCTCTTTATTCAAATCATCTTCCAGATTATCAAgcatagggaataaaaaaaaggaagctatcacaaaaagagagagcatACTGCAGGAATATGGTGTTAGAAGGTCAGGAcaatgggagagagagagaggtgatttAGTATACTGACATACTATCATAAATCGATATCAGGGGTTCCCAGGACAATGGGAGGAGAGGATTGTATTGATGTTACTTGAAAAGGCTCTGCTTTATTTGCTAATCAAGGTACTTAGATGGGATTTTATTCAATAGGCTTCCCCTCTGTCATTTATGGCTATGTTTTATTACCCAGTAAGATTCAGGTACTTAGTGTTGAAAATGTCATGGTGGACCCCTAATAGAATGAGCTACTTAGCGACcatctttaaaaatatttgtgttGAATGGACGATTTGTTATCACAGttcattcttttctatttcCTCTGCTTTGGTCGGAATGAGGTTGAAAATTACATACAAGTCACTATATTGGCTTACGTCTATTCTGGTTTGTGTTTGGCCCCGCTACCATACTCCTTTTTGATGagtaattgtttatttttaatttatggttCACTGCATTACCACAATCCTAATTCGTAGACCCCAAATTTGTCCTGTTTTTCCTGATTCTAGAAGCAATAAATAACACTGTATATAAGGTAATTAGTTGATAAAAGCAAGAAGTAACATTTCAGTTGGGCGGAACACCTGAAAATAGGGAAAACATTTTTCAGAAGATGTTTTACCTTgaaacaaacgcagcctaagTACCGATAACTCTCTGTTAAGAACAACAAGTATGGGTCACTGAAAACTTTCTTTTGTTTCCTAGGGATCAAATTTCAATTGTTAACTTGATTCCAAACCCAGTAATCATTATGTTATGATCAACGAAGTAATAGTATGATGGGTAGACTTGTTTTTCATTATTGAATGGACATTACTAGACTGAGCACAAAAAGTTGGTTGATAGATAATAGTCACAATGCATAACCTCTGAAGTGATTTTGTCTTTCTATATATAAGCAATATGATTATATCTAcaacaaaaggaaagaaaaaaaaagcagtaaCATATATATGCAAAAACTTCCCAACAGCTTCACTAAATAGAAAAACTGACCTGTCAATTACGCTCATTGAGAAAAACTAAGCTCTCCATGAGATTAGCTGTGTAAATCTCTGGTGCAAGATCTCCAATTCCAATACTTTTCTCATCTGGACTCTTAGGGTCAAATAAAATGAGTTTATGAGGAGAAGATTTCCTAATAACAAGTTCACCACTGCTCATGCAGCCAAAGAAGTTCTTAACATCCTTCAAATCTACAATGTTTGGAGTCCAAGAGTCAACGTCACCATAAACCCCCATCACCCATATGTGGCACTTCTCAATCAATACATGACTGTCGAAAGCAATCACAGCCAATGATCCCTCCAATACCGCAAGTTGTTCAAGCTTAAAAAATAATCCATTTGAGTAATCCTGTGGCAGTAGTATCTCCCGGAAGTTATCATTATGGAGATCAAAGCACAGAATGAATTTGTGGCCACAAGAATATGCTATAAAGTGCAAAGctccattaaaaaacaaataaggtGGTAGATCAATCCTAGTAATAGGTCCTCTAGATCCATTAAATGAACTCAACTGTTTCCACGAATCGGTACTCAACGTGTAAACCTGGAAGTCAAGCCGGTTTTGTCTAAAGAAACGCCCATATCTCAAAACCTTGAAGTCAAAGTCATTGTTTTGAATATGATAATACCCAAATCCATAACCGAAAGGCTCAAAACTGTCATCAGTAGATGGAATTATCTTAAACTTTCCAATGTTTGGATTCCACAAATATATGTCAAAAACCCAAGTACCATCAATTGGTCGACTATCAGCATTAAATGCATGTACAGTAAATTGCTGAAAAACGAGGCAGAATAAGCCCTTGCAGATGCCAACAATGGTGGCATTAGAAACTGGTACTCTCCACCTGGAAACCTCAGTCAACGTGTGGTCGCTGATATTGCAAACGATTGTACACAACGTGTCTTGTTCCCTATGTGACCGTGCTTTACATAGTAGATaatcattgttgttgttgtttttgttggatAATAATGATTTGACTAGGTTGAGTTTGAAGTGTTTGGTAATGAAATTGGAGCTGGTGATGATGGAGTTATAGTATGTGGAAACGCACCTGAATTGCAGCAGTGTTTTCACTGGCAGCCGAATTAGGATGTTCAATGCGATTTCGTGAGGGAGATCATCGAACTGCGTTGGTGTTGTAGCCATCAtcattgattatacttatatttCCATTTGGTGTGTATCTATCTGAATAGCAGATTTGGAAATAAGTATCCGAAGGTGAAGGTTTAGGCTTCTGCAAAGTCaacttttacatatatatatatatacttgggATCGGAATATGTTCTATGAAGGGTTTAGGCTTATGTAGAGCAAGGAGAATTCTCCTAGGCAAGATCAACGTTTACATACATACTTTGGTAAAAAGTAATTCTTCCATTTGGGTAGTTTACAATGCTTTAGATGTACTACAAAAGCATTCTTTGGATGAACTACAAAAGCGTTCGAAacctttataattttgataaaaaatgttgaaaagctCAAGATCTACCGAGTGCAAAGGCCTGGACCATGCCACCAGGATTATATCACATAATATGCATACTATTTCtggaaaataataaactaataaatcaatttttttttttgagtagaaTAAATCATTATTTTGTAAGTGCTTGGTACAtttatttcacaacaaattctagttAAAGGTCCGTTGGGTTGGGGTGAAACTGGAAGTATAGAAAGAGAAAAGTAGagagaaaaatgatttttattgcGTTTAGCTAGAGAGAAGGAAATGATGGAAAATTGGTGGGAGCAGGTGCTTTTTTCCTTGctttaccaaaattttatttctccaaatttggagagaaaataggagGAAGAGGAATAATTACAATGAACTACCTCGTGCTTgcttgcttttttatttttattttttaatttcattctgGGCGTGAGTTGTGCtgctttctttactttttttttttttttttttttttgttgccttttctttttctttgatttttttttttattctttcctttCCTGGCGTGATTTgtggtgctttttttttttggttgcttcttcattgttttttttcccctggcGTGAGTTGtgttgcttatttatttatattttttttctttttctttccttggcATGAGTTGTGgtgctatttatttattttttgggtttaactagacatgaaattttttttgggcatgatttttagtttttaactagTCACAAACCCACGCAATGCGtttgaatatatgattattttgaaatgtggtaaaatatataatttactctctaaatttaattatatataatttgttcttccaaaatatttaaaatctctaaaaataatttttatctctctatttttacaaatatatagatttatcatttttggtgtttttgttcGATATTATCCTTTTGATTGAGGTGGTCCATATTcttcaaaatatattgttattatgaattatatttttcttaattacttttggtacaactaaaatttttaagtttcaaacttattatttataattttcattctctcaaagagattatcatgattatgataataataaaacactatcacataattacaattgatattattcaaataattgATAAGCACATTTAAATTCATGATAGTCATGtagattgtattttgatataaactcaaactCTCACTTGTGTTGCAAACTCAAAAAATACAACACTAAAACGTATCAagagttgcaagaaagaattatatatatatatatatatatatataaatagagagagagagagagagagagtaatcaTATTTTTTCTTACGGGAGAGGagttcaaaacaaaaattcattacCCTACCATGAAGACGCAAGAAAGAATTATAAACCCACCaaaaggaaaccaaaaaaaaaaaaaaatctatgagagagagagagagagagttatcaTATCTGGTGTGGGAAATATGGATTAAATGGGAGATAATAGTTTATTTATAGTAAAGAAGATGGGATAAGAagaatcaaaataaaaggaagatgaatGGGAGGAGAAAGAATAACAGTACGCTAGAGAGGAATGGGAAGATTATAAGGTAAAAGATAGGAGGAAATGTTGGAGAAAGTGAGAAATTAATAAAGAGAAGAAGAGTTAAAAATGAAAGAGTAAGATTTGAAAATAGGTGGATGATGTGGCACAATAAGAGAGTAGAAACATTaaagcttttagatatatatagataaatgtTGGTggttgcctttttattttttgttgttgcaattgtgcatcattttataacaataacatatgagtaaatttgtagaaacagattttttcCATCCGTCAACTTTTTCACCTACAACTAGAACTCTTATAtccttctatttttctattcctttcccttttttttcctcacactttttcacccctcAAATCAAATGGACCTAAGAGTCGCTAGAAAAATAGTTTACAACTACTATTACAATACAGCCAATAAGTTGCTTAAATTATAGGTATtctaaaataacaataataattaccGGTAAAAATTATGCTAATAGACAAGCttttccaccttttttttttttttttttttttttttgagaatgagggTGTCTCTTTCAACACCtaactatttttttggttgtgtgtAACTCCCTGTCCCACACATTGACAAGTATTCTtgttttacaagataaaaaagaaaaaaaatgatttactCCAAAGTTGACAACAAATAGAGGGAATACCTTGTAACAGactttagtttatttggttTATGCTAATTccactttcttaaaaaaaggaaaagaaaagagagagacaacaAATAGAGCAAAGATTCACATGTGATCATAAGCTTGAAGCAGGAAAACTGATACGTTTAGCATAATGACACTATCAATCTATCATCCATAGAGAAACTCGTGTTTTAACTCCCTCCCCCCACAGACTTTAATGCACTAAAGATTATAAGGAAGAGCATTCTCTTTTAAGGctacaaaatgaaaatcaatGGTTATTACCTTTTTCAGCAATTCCCCTTTCCAAAAATCAATTTACACATTCCCTTTAAAGAatttattatatgaaaaatgaaagaaagacaaTCATGCTcgattttcagttttcacaagATGTGCATTAAGGCCCAACTTTTTTCATTGGGAGTAGTCCCATTCATCATAAAGCTTCCAACCCATATTCTCAGTATTGAAgcatattttgaaatataacttgcaaaataataacaaaaaaaaaaatacccctcGATAATTTCACAATGCAACTCCTACAAAATCATAAGCACATTCATAAACGTTTttggcaaatatatatatttacatattatcctggaaaaaaatcaaattaacagCTGTAAACATGTTTCAGAAGTTGTGTTCCACCAAGATGAATGGCCGGAAACTTGCCTGGGTCTGGCCACTTGAACATCAAATATTTGGGTAAGAGAATCTAATTTTGTAAAGGAATTAGGCAAGAATATGATTTCACTACAATCAATATAAATTCATGGAATTATATTGTATAAATCTTCAGAGCCGCAATCCTATGAAGCAACATGGATAGGATTTTCATTATTTAGAAATTGCTTATTTCTAATAGCTTCTTTGTAGAGTGTAAGACAAAAAGCTAAGAGttaaattatttccaaaaaactgaagcttaaattatttgaaataaaactaAGACATAAACTAAGTAATAAAATAGATTATAATCAaatgccaaacacacacacacacgacaCTAGTTTGCTCAACAACATAGGATCAACAGAATAAATGAAGGAAATATAAACCCCAGAATGGCTTATAGTAGCCAAGGAATCCGCAATGCACAAAGCTACTACAAATTATCTTTAATAAGTTTTCAAGCTCTCTCATTAGCAGATGCTATACCTGTTTAACCTAGAGACAAAAGATATCGTCAAACAGGTATAGCATCTGCTAATGACAGAGCTTGAAAACTTGTTAAAGACAATTTGTAGTAGCTTTGTGCATTGCGGATTCCTTGGCTACTATAAGCCATTCTGGGGTTCAGAAGTTAGCAGGTTCCCCACAATTGAAACCTTATTTACAAAGAGGAAGGCTATATAATAATCAATCAAtagaataaaaatgaataaatgctGAAACAAAGATTCAAGGAAACATATTGTAATAGCAACATGCCTAATATAAGTAGGCTTAAATACTTTAGTTACCTTGGTTTGTTGTTAGAATATagatcacttaaaaaaaaatatcaatcaaatacaTCCAAatttctccacaaaaaaaaaaaaaaaaaataataataataataataaaatgatatatatgtagaaatagaaagatgaaaaatattattggaaatagttcaatttttaaagaaaacaaattatcttcatcttcaataatt
The sequence above is drawn from the Quercus robur chromosome 7, dhQueRobu3.1, whole genome shotgun sequence genome and encodes:
- the LOC126693448 gene encoding F-box/kelch-repeat protein At3g23880-like, with product MMMATTPTQFDDLPHEIALNILIRLPVKTLLQFRCVSTYYNSIITSSNFITKHFKLNLVKSLLSNKNNNNNDYLLCKARSHREQDTLCTIVCNISDHTLTEVSRWRVPVSNATIVGICKGLFCLVFQQFTVHAFNADSRPIDGTWVFDIYLWNPNIGKFKIIPSTDDSFEPFGYGFGYYHIQNNDFDFKVLRYGRFFRQNRLDFQVYTLSTDSWKQLSSFNGSRGPITRIDLPPYLFFNGALHFIAYSCGHKFILCFDLHNDNFREILLPQDYSNGLFFKLEQLAVLEGSLAVIAFDSHVLIEKCHIWVMGVYGDVDSWTPNIVDLKDVKNFFGCMSSGELVIRKSSPHKLILFDPKSPDEKSIGIGDLAPEIYTANLMESLVFLNERN